A single region of the Anas platyrhynchos isolate ZD024472 breed Pekin duck chromosome 6, IASCAAS_PekinDuck_T2T, whole genome shotgun sequence genome encodes:
- the ZNF503 gene encoding zinc finger protein 503 — protein MITSPSLSAPRSSSKRSSSSSLSEPGGSPRRSRSAADLAGPPGHAGNSGSSSSAAAKPGFHAVPPSDPLRQANRLPIKVLKMLTARTGHILHPEYLQPLPSTPVSPIELDAKKSPLALLAQTCSQIGKPDPSPSSKLSSVTSNGSGGDKDSKSGPLKLSDIGVEDKSSFKPYSKPGAEKKEPGATGCAGAPAAGVAAGEKSGFRVPSATCQPFTPRTGSPNSSASACSPGLLPAEGKGGEDKKDSEGCGKSGSSGSEGGPGTTSISHSRISVSCAGINVEVNQHQESTPGSKPIASDSASSCSSTTATSSTSVLGSGLVAPVSPYKPGQTVFPLPPAGMSYPGTLAGAYAGYPPQFLPHGVALDPTKSSSLVGAQLAAASSLGCSKPAGSSPLAGASPPSVMTASLCRDPYCLSYHCASHLAGAAGASCAHDQALKSGYPLVYPTHPLHSVHSSLTGATPPSLAGHPLYPYGFMLPNDPQPHICNWVSANGPCDKRFATSEELLSHLRTHTAFPGTDKLLSSYPSSSSLASAAAAAMACHMHIPTTGAPGSPGTLALRSPHHALGLGSRYHPYSKSPLPTPGAPVPVPAATGPYYSPYALYGQRLTTASALGYQ, from the exons ATGATCACATCGCCCTCGCTTTCTGCTCCGAGAAGTAGTAGTaagcgcagcagcagcagcagcctcagcgAGCCCGGAGGCAGCCCCCGCCGCAGCCGCAGCGCCGCCGACCTCGCCGGGCCGCCCGGGCACGCTGGGAatagcggcagcagcagcagcgccgccgccaAGCCCGGCTTCCACGCCGTGCCCCCCTCGGACCCGCTACGCCAAGCCAACCGCCTTCCCATCAAAGTCCTGAAAATGCTCACGGCGCGGACTGGACACATTTTACACCCCGAGTACCTGCAGCCTTTACCCTCCACGCCCGTCAGCCCCATCGAG CTGGATGCGAAGAAGAGTCCCCTGGCCCTTTTGGCACAAACTTGCTCGCAAATAGGGAAGCCGGACCCGTCCCCTTCCTCCAAACTCTCGTCGGTCACCTCCAATGGCTCCGGAGGCGACAAGGACTCCAAGTCGGGCCCCTTGAAGCTCAGCGACATCGGCGTGGAGGACAAGTCGAGCTTCAAGCCCTACTCCAAGCCGGGCGCCGAGAAGAAGGAGCCGGGGGCGACGGGCTGCGCGGGCGCCCCCGCCGCGGGGGTCGCGGCCGGGGAGAAGTCGGGATTCCGGGTGCCGAGCGCCACCTGCCAGCCGTTCACCCCAAGGACAGGCAGCCCCAACTCCAGCGCCTCCGCCTGCTCGCCGGGGCTGCTGCCGGCCGAGGGCAAAGGCGGGGAGGACAAGAAGGACTCGGAGGGCTGCGGAAAGAGCGGCAGCTCCGGCTCGGAGGGAGGCCCGGGCACCACCAGCATCAGCCACAGCCGGATTAGCGTGAGCTGTGCCGGGATTAACGTGGAGGTCAACCAGCACCAGGAGAGCACGCCGGGCTCCAAGCCCATCGCCTCGGACTccgcctcctcctgcagcagcaccaccgccacctcctccacctccgtCCTGGGCTCCGGCCTCGTAGCCCCCGTCTCCCCCTACAAGCCGGGCCAGACCGTCTTCCCTCTGCCCCCGGCGGGCATGAGCTACCCGGGGACGCTGGCTGGAGCCTACGCCGGCTACCCGCCGCAGTTCCTGCCGCACGGAGTGGCTCTGGACCCCACCAAATCCTCCAGCCTGGTGGGGGCCCAGCTGGCCGCCgccagcagcctgggctgcagcaagCCGGCGGGGTCGAGCCCGCTGGCGGGCGCGTCGCCGCCGTCGGTGATGACGGCCAGCCTGTGCCGAGACCCCTACTGCCTGAGCTACCACTGCGCCAGCCACCTGGCCGGCGCCGCCGGCGCCTCCTGCGCCCACGACCAGGCCCTCAAGTCCGGATACCCCCTCGTGTACCCCACGCACCCCTTGCACAGCGTCCACTCCTCGCTGACCGGCGCCACGCCGCCCTCGCTGGCCGGCCACCCTTTGTACCCCTACGGCTTCATGCTCCCCAACGACCCCCAGCCGCACATCTGCAACTGGGTGTCGGCCAACGGACCCTGCGACAAGCGCTTCGCCACCTCGGAGGAGCTGCTTAGCCACTTGCGGACCCATACTGCCTTCCCGGGCACCGATAAACTCCTCTCCAGCTACCCCAGCTCCTCGTCGCTGGCCAGCGCGGCGGCCGCGGCCATGGCGTGCCACATGCACATCCCCACGACGGGCGCCCCGGGCAGCCCGGGCACGCTGGCGCTGCGCAGCCCGCACCACGCTCtgggactcggcagccgctacCACCCCTACTCCAAGAGCCCGCTGCCCACCCCAGGGGCCCCCGTGCCCGTGCCCGCAGCCACGGGACCCTACTACTCCCCTTACGCACTCTACGGGCAGAGACTCACCACAGCCTCGGCGCTGGGCTACCAGTGA